The following nucleotide sequence is from Pochonia chlamydosporia 170 chromosome 4, whole genome shotgun sequence.
CGAATCCATGGAGTAGAAATTAGGTCTTGCATTTACAAAATGGTGTTGTATTGGGAATGACTATGGTATGCAGGTTGTCACAGAATACAACAAGTTTTATATAATTGCTGGATGTAGTTGCTCAGTTGTGTATTCGGAGTTGACAACTATGAAAACCTAACAGCTCAACTTGGGCTATAAGTCGATGACATATCTAGTTTTATGTAAATCATAACTTCGGGTTACCATTTGGCCTTGTTTGCCGCTGACCAGAATCCCTGTTCACCACATCATCTACAACAGCGCTCACAGCGAGCAGACGCTCCTCGTCAAGATTTCTACCCACCAATTGCAAGCCGATAGGAGCACCATGCCATAGCTCAGGGTCATCTGCACACACGTTAGTTTTCTCTTCTTGTAACAACGGCAGTATGGACGGTCCCATGTGACACTTCTCGTAGCCCACATCGGTATCTAGCACTTACATAGCTCATAATTCTCTCTGTCCAAGTCACTGATGGGACGATACCCTGAATCACGAACATCTCTCGTCTTGTCCACAAAGCCGACGGGCAGCACAACGCCTGGGTAGTCAAGAAGACTCCATTGAGCAGCATATCCCCACCACCTACGACCAAAGGTTAGCATAGGAGACTGAAAGAGCAGTTATTGGTAGTACTATATACGTACGTGAGGTGGTCATGCGGGTAACTTGCACACGGATTAATCGGACAAAGGAGAGCATCGATTGGTCTGCCTGAGATTGAGCTCTGCACCGTCTTATTCCAATGTCGAAGATATTCTGCCTTGTAGTCGTCTTGTGCAGCATGCAGCTTGTACAACTCGGATGCGGATAACTCCCGTAGGGCCGGATTAGCACTCAGTCTCTTAGCCGCCGGTGGCCAAGGCTCTCCTGTCCGGTCTAATAGCACTTGCATCTCGTTACAACCCGTAGCGTAGTATAATGGATACTGTGTAACAATACATCAGTTTCACTATGAATAGATGACTCAGAGTTGTTATGATGCGAATAACTTACAGCAATGTTCCATGCTCTCATATGGTCGTGTGGTTCAAACTCAATGACTTCATGGCCAGCCTCTTTTAGCTTTCGGGCCGCCTCATCCAAGCCTCGCAGAATTGGAGGGTGTGGCATGACAACGCCGTCGAATTTCATAACTCCAATGGTTAGTCTGGACGGCACGAGTGGCCTGCTAATCCATGCCTTTCGAATCACATTGGCATCTACATGCCAGGGTTCTGCGTCCGTTACAACCTTGCATATTAGTTCGATATCCCTGACAGAGTGGCACATTGGTCCAATGGTACCGGTGATTCCTCTTGCACCACGGACATTCGACGTGAGACCTTGGTACGATAACCTCTTCATGGAAGGTCTAATGCCGTAGAGTCCATTGAAGGCACAGGGAACTCTAATCGAGCCCGCAATATCGGTACCAATTCCAACAGGTGCACCATACATTCCTACAAGAGCACCATCACCTCCAGAACTTCCCCCTGACACCAAAGAGCGGTTGAATCCGCATGTCGTTCTGCCCCATAGCTTGCTCACGGTCTCGATGGCCATGCCGGTGACAGGCATTGTTGTTTTCGTAAACACTATCGCACCAGCCTGTTTTAGGGCGTCGACTAAAACGGCATCTTCGGTGGGAATATTGTCTGCCCATGCGCAGTAGCCCAAGGTGGAACGTAATCCAGCGACATTAACATGGTCCTTGATGCTAATAGGTAAACCATGTAGAGTTCCGACGGGTTTGCCAGATGACCGAAACTTCTTATCTAGAGACCGGGCCGTTTCAAGTGCCTCTTCAAAGCAAATATCCGTGAGGCAATTCACCTAAGAATAGATGTCAGATCCGCCTGTTTCTCAACTAGAGGTTCCAATCGTACCAGCTGTTGTGCAATTGCTGCTCGTTTGCAAAACGCCAGGCATACTTGCTCCGCGGTCCATTTCCCAGAATGAATATTCTCTAGAATCGCAGTTGCATCATTTGATGTAATATCTATTTCTACCCGGGAAAGAATTCCACACGATGCCGGAATTTTTGAAACGTCCTGCTGCTTGCTGTCTAGTAGTTGCGGGGGTAGTTGCCAAGCAGGGGGTATCTTTCTTGCGCGTTCGCCTTGAACATGCTTTGCAGCTCCATTAGTTCGCTTGCTCACTACTTGACACCGCCGTTGAACTTACAAGCGCAATGGCTTCCCAAGAAGCGCTCATCATTCCTCAAAGTGCTGGAGACTATTCAGTACAACGACAATGGTGGTCAAATTAGTTGGGCTAGATGTGGGAATCGGTCGTCAAAAATACAGGCCCTTACGGCGAGGTCGGAGAATTTAATTACATAGCCAATGCCCAGACTTTACAATGATGGCCTATGGTGCCCCAGTTGCCTGAAAGAGGTAAAGGAGAGCAATTACCCCAAACCTGATGTTGGGGAAACGGATAACTGTCACCCAGAGTGGGTTtaaacaccaaaaccattTCTCCACATGTTCCACTAGCGATAttcatcttgttcaatgGCTTGGAAGCTGTGGCACACTCCGACAAGACATGTTGACCTTTAGTGCGAGGGGCATTGAAAGCCACTCGGCCCTTCGGCATTTCGGCCAGTCCTCCTCGTCTGACTCTGTACTCGGTCGTcttcccaacttcaacagtCATGATATATTCACTTATTCTCTTTCAAGACCGAAATGCCGTGTCATAGTCTTCGACATACATGCCATGTCTTCCGAAAATCCTAAGCCGTTGCCGTCAGCCAGTTCGGGGGTAGTTGCTCACCGCCGTCCGACTAGTAAGTCACTCCATGACCAGTAAAGTCCAAACAATGCTGATAGAGTCCATAAACAAGAACGAGCATGTATTGATTGCCATGCAAGGAAAGTCAAGTGCGATGGTGCCACAAATGGCTTTCCTTGCAGTAATTGTAAAGCTAGCCAAGTACACTGTGCCATAGCAGAGAAACGAAAGCGCAAGCGACCTGCAAGTTCCCAACATCCGACATCAAGAGAGCTTAACAGCAGATCCAGCTCTGAGTGCCCCGGTGACTCGGCAACTTCGGGCAAACACCTCTTCCCATCAACAAAAGACGACAAAGGAAACGCCCAGGCGCAAGCAACGGAGGAGACGGATGATATTGCCAATGCTGGCCATGCAGCAGAAGATGAACTCGCGAAAGAGCACCTTGTCGAATTCTTCAGCCAAGATCTGCAGGATAACCCCATACAGGCACGTTCGACATATGTGGGCAATGAGCTTTCGAACCTAAACTACTTGGTGCGCCAACGTTCAGTGAATCAGCGGGTCTATCACTATCCCTGCTCTAATGTATATGTTCCGCGGGTGTTTCGCAACTCTCAAATCTCCGTCACCCCGAATCTGATACCCAAAGATGCATTTGTCATTCCCCCAAAGCATATATCCGATGTTCTCATCGCAGAATACTTTGAACTTGTTCACCCCGGCCTACCGATCATTGATAAGGACAGGTTTCTCAGAAACTATCATGATCCAGATTCAGCACCTTCAACATTGTTGTTCCAGGCCGTGTGCCTTGTTGGTAGCCATGTAACAAGGAAGTTCAAGAATAACCAAGAGATGAAGGCGGCTTTTTTTAGGCGCGCAAAAGTTTTGTTGGAAGGTCGGTACGAAGAGGACCGAATGCATGTAGTACAAACAGCTTTATTGCTGACGTGGTTTTCTGATGGTGGCGATGATATCTGCGCTAATTCGTGGTGGTGGATCGGCATCGCTGCCCGGACAGCCATAGGTCTTGGTATGCATCGGGAAGTCGGACCAAGCAAAATGCCCCAGCAGGATAAGATCATCTGGAGGAAGATATGGTGGTGTGTGGTCCAATTTGATTGCTTGGTAACGTTGGTCTACGGACGACCCCAACAAGTGTGAGTTTGAACCCCTTTCCATCCCCTGGATCCTAAACTAACTGCCCCGTTTGCCGCGCAGAAACTTGGATGATTGCGATGTCCCAGATCTGGAGCCGCAAGActttgaaggagaagaggacTCTGTTGAAGTCGACTTTGTTGTGCATCACTCCAAGTTGTGTGCTCTGATATCTGGCTTAGTAAGGTCGCACTTCTCGGTAAGAGCTGCAAAACAAGGTATTGAGAAAAGAATGGCACTTGACGCCATAGATGCAGCTTTGGCAGAGTGGTTGATGAGTTTACCACCGTTAATGGCAAGCAGTTCGGCTCCTGGACCTTGGTCATCGCTGCTTCACTTAACATATAACACGGTGCTTTTGCAATTCCACCGGTCCGCATCCCATCTCACAGGGAATTCGCATGATTCGGAAAGAActggtgatgaagaaatcTGCTCTGATgcctccaccaacatcatACAGATATTTGAAACGCTGCACCAAAACTCTTTTCTAAGATCCTGTTGGTTCTCAGGCCCCAGTAGCTTGTTTGCAGCCATGCTTCAGATTAGTGGACAACTACAGAGTGCAAATCCAATTCTAGCTCTTCGAGCACGTACGAAATAcgagtcaagtttggtaaCACTACGCAAGTTAAGCCGATATTGGCTCTTTGCCACGTCTGTATGGAGACTCTTTCAGTCCAACTCTATTAGAGCAGAGAAGGAAAAGTTACGCAAAAATGGGGAATCTACCGTACCGGCTGCCACGGACGAAGTCTCACCACCGCAGTTCTCTCCAGCCGACCTTTCAGTTTCATCAATAGCCGGACCAGGGTCCAACTCTGAGCAAATAATTACAGGAGGAAGCTCTTATCCAACACATACGCAACACTCCACGGAAATGGATTGGGTCCAGATGCTCTCCTTCAACGATCCGAATCTGACTCTGATGAATGTTGAGAGCAATCGGTGGCAGAACAATCCGGACCAGTGGAACTCATTGTACTTCAGCGACCCCCTTGCGAATATTCAACTTGGAGACCATTTTGCATACATGCAGTTTCAGGCGCCTCCGTAAGACCGATTCGTCTGGATGGAATTCAACACGGAGATTTTTATCAGGTGGCTGTCACAGGCTCGGTAGACTATTGACGCGATGTAGGCATTATATTAGATACCCATGTATATTCTACACTATGAAAACAATCAAGAGCATCCAC
It contains:
- a CDS encoding amidase (similar to Metarhizium robertsii ARSEF 23 XP_007820914.1) — its product is MSASWEAIALHVQGERARKIPPAWQLPPQLLDSKQQDVSKIPASCGILSRVEIDITSNDATAILENIHSGKWTAEQVCLAFCKRAAIAQQLVNCLTDICFEEALETARSLDKKFRSSGKPVGTLHGLPISIKDHVNVAGLRSTLGYCAWADNIPTEDAVLVDALKQAGAIVFTKTTMPVTGMAIETVSKLWGRTTCGFNRSLVSGGSSGGDGALVGMYGAPVGIGTDIAGSIRVPCAFNGLYGIRPSMKRLSYQGLTSNVRGARGITGTIGPMCHSVRDIELICKVVTDAEPWHVDANVIRKAWISRPLVPSRLTIGVMKFDGVVMPHPPILRGLDEAARKLKEAGHEVIEFEPHDHMRAWNIAYPLYYATGCNEMQVLLDRTGEPWPPAAKRLSANPALRELSASELYKLHAAQDDYKAEYLRHWNKTVQSSISGRPIDALLCPINPCASYPHDHLTWWGYAAQWSLLDYPGVVLPVGFVDKTRDVRDSGYRPISDLDRENYELYDPELWHGAPIGLQLVGRNLDEERLLAVSAVVDDVVNRDSGQRQTRPNGNPKL
- a CDS encoding fungal specific transcription factor (similar to Coccidioides posadasii C735 delta SOWgp XP_003071643.1), yielding MSSENPKPLPSASSGVVAHRRPTTEKRKRKRPASSQHPTSRELNSRSSSECPGDSATSGKHLFPSTKDDKGNAQAQATEETDDIANAGHAAEDELAKEHLVEFFSQDLQDNPIQARSTYVGNELSNLNYLVRQRSVNQRVYHYPCSNVYVPRVFRNSQISVTPNLIPKDAFVIPPKHISDVLIAEYFELVHPGLPIIDKDRFLRNYHDPDSAPSTLLFQAVCLVGSHVTRKFKNNQEMKAAFFRRAKVLLEGRYEEDRMHVVQTALLLTWFSDGGDDICANSWWWIGIAARTAIGLGMHREVGPSKMPQQDKIIWRKIWWCVVQFDCLVTLVYGRPQQVNLDDCDVPDLEPQDFEGEEDSVEVDFVVHHSKLCALISGLVRSHFSVRAAKQGIEKRMALDAIDAALAEWLMSLPPLMASSSAPGPWSSLLHLTYNTVLLQFHRSASHLTGNSHDSERTGDEEICSDASTNIIQIFETLHQNSFLRSCWFSGPSSLFAAMLQISGQLQSANPILALRARTKYESSLVTLRKLSRYWLFATSVWRLFQSNSIRAEKEKLRKNGESTVPAATDEVSPPQFSPADLSVSSIAGPGSNSEQIITGGSSYPTHTQHSTEMDWVQMLSFNDPNLTLMNVESNRWQNNPDQWNSLYFSDPLANIQLGDHFAYMQFQAPP